The sequence TAATTCCCCATTTAAATTGGTGCCGATTTCTAAAGTATAAGGCACTAATTTAGATGTTACTTGATCCACATCAGGAAAATCCAACGGTCGATATCCCCCTGGCATATCAACAAATCGCTTTACAAAAGCGTTCTCTGCCGCATATACATCCGGCAAATCTCCTGACCTTGAAGCTGATTGTACTTTTGTCTGATAGTTTCCATCCGTATCTGCCGTAATTTGGTCTTTTACGGTAACGCCGGGATAGGCCTTCTCAAATGCCCTTGCTAATGCAGGACCTTCATCTGAATTAAAGTGCCAAAAAGTAAGTGTACCTGTCAGTTCTTTATTTCCGTCGCTTTCATCTGGATCAGTCTCCTGCTCCGCTTGGTCCGTATCTATTTGCTGGTCTGTTTCACTTTGCTGTGCATCATCGGTAGTTTCTGTTTGGCCACAAGCTGTAAACAATGCAAACATCAGACTCAAACATATAAATGAAGCTAAAATCCTTTTGAAAGACTTCATAAAAAACACTCCTCCTTTTATTTATTTTAAAGGTAAACCCTCATGCTAAATTTTTGTCATAAAATCGTATATGCTCATGTGAAAATTTTAAGAGAATTTGTAAACGCGCGTTCATAGAATTAAAAAAACAAAGACCTAGGAATTAAATTTTAAAGTAAACTTTTGCAAGATTGACGAACTATTAATTCTACTGGTACATTGTAAGATGTGTAATAACTGACTTCTTGATCAACTGCTTTGATAAGACTGTTTGTTGCAATAGATGCCATCT is a genomic window of Clostridia bacterium containing:
- a CDS encoding extracellular solute-binding protein; translated protein: MKSFKRILASFICLSLMFALFTACGQTETTDDAQQSETDQQIDTDQAEQETDPDESDGNKELTGTLTFWHFNSDEGPALARAFEKAYPGVTVKDQITADTDGNYQTKVQSASRSGDLPDVYAAENAFVKRFVDMPGGYRPLDFPDVDQVTSKLVPYTLEIGTNLNGEL